The following proteins are co-located in the Lacticaseibacillus paracasei subsp. paracasei genome:
- a CDS encoding ribonuclease HII yields MPTLSEYKALLAADEVAPAILAALKEDSRIGAGKLLAAYQRRQAHQAAEEVALRYRSRYERQLWGTYEYVAGLDEVGRGPLAGPVVTAAVILPHHFQWPVNDSKQLTAHERNVLYPHILTEAIVVGIGVADNRTIDRENIYHATELAMAQAVDHLRVAPECLLVDAMHVPVDLPQKRLIKGDANSISIAAASIVAKVIRDRLMMMYDKIYPGYDFKDNMGYGTKAHLAGLAAHGVTPIHRRSFGPVRDRLRS; encoded by the coding sequence ATGCCGACGCTGAGTGAGTACAAAGCATTGCTGGCTGCTGACGAAGTTGCACCGGCTATTTTGGCGGCACTTAAAGAAGACAGTCGCATCGGTGCTGGCAAATTACTGGCAGCGTATCAACGGCGACAGGCCCATCAAGCAGCCGAAGAGGTGGCTTTACGTTATCGTAGCAGGTATGAGCGTCAGTTATGGGGAACCTATGAGTATGTCGCTGGGTTAGACGAAGTAGGGCGGGGACCACTTGCTGGCCCTGTCGTGACGGCTGCGGTGATTTTGCCGCACCATTTTCAGTGGCCGGTGAATGACTCGAAACAGCTGACCGCACATGAACGCAATGTGCTTTACCCGCATATTTTAACTGAAGCGATTGTAGTTGGCATTGGCGTGGCTGATAATCGGACGATTGACCGTGAAAATATTTACCATGCGACTGAATTGGCGATGGCTCAAGCCGTTGACCATTTGCGAGTCGCTCCGGAATGTTTGTTGGTGGACGCAATGCACGTGCCAGTCGACTTACCGCAAAAACGCTTAATTAAGGGCGATGCCAACAGCATCAGCATCGCTGCGGCCAGTATTGTTGCTAAAGTGATTCGTGATCGTCTTATGATGATGTACGATAAAATTTATCCTGGTTATGATTTTAAGGACAACATGGGATACGGGACAAAGGCACATCTTGCCGGATTGGCGGCGCACGGCGTTACCCCAATTCATCGCCGCAGTTTTGGGCCTGTCCGTGATCGACTGCGCTCTTAG
- the topA gene encoding type I DNA topoisomerase, whose amino-acid sequence MADKKLVIVESPAKAKTIEKYLGRTYKVVASLGHIRDLPKSQMGVDVDNDYEPKYISIRGKGDVIKSLKKDAKKASKIYLAADPDREGEAIAWHVSHILGLDPKAKNRVVFNEITKDAVKNAFKTPRGIDMDLVDAQQARRILDRLVGYSISPLLWKKVKKGLSAGRVQSVALKLIIDRENEIKNFTPEEYWSLDAEFQKGRSKKFSASFYGLKNKKQALKNNEAVQKILGQVDKTKPFAVTNVVKKERKRFPSPPFTTSTLQQEANRKLGFRTRKTMMLAQQLYEGINLGGKLGTVGLITYMRTDSTRVSNVAKTETSHYLHEKYGEAYAAVKIRQGKLQEGAQDAHEAIRPTSTLRTPDSLTAVLDKDQMKLYRLIWSRFVASEMTPAIIDTVAVTLDQNGVTFRANGSQTKFEGFTKLYVSSRDSDQKDNILPPLAVGDDVKMLKTDPAQHFTQPPARYSEANLVKALEENGVGRPSTYAPTIETIQKRYYVKLNARRFEPTELGEIVNSLIVEFFPDIVNIKFTANVESELDGIETGEADWVKVIDQFYKPFEKEVAHAETGIAKIQIKDEPAGFNCDICGAPMVIKMGRYGKFYACSRFPDCRNTKAIVKEIGVVCPKCHIGQVVERKSKRNRVFYGCSRYPDCDFVSWDKPVGRDCPVCGHFLVEKKSKAGTQVVCPNNDYKEALQKA is encoded by the coding sequence ATGGCCGACAAGAAGTTAGTCATTGTTGAATCGCCAGCCAAAGCCAAGACTATTGAAAAGTATCTTGGCCGAACCTATAAAGTTGTTGCAAGTTTGGGGCACATTCGCGATCTACCTAAGAGTCAGATGGGGGTCGATGTCGATAACGACTACGAGCCAAAGTACATTTCGATTCGCGGCAAAGGCGATGTGATTAAATCCCTTAAAAAAGATGCTAAAAAAGCTAGCAAGATTTATCTCGCAGCCGATCCGGATCGTGAAGGAGAAGCCATTGCATGGCATGTCAGTCACATTTTAGGTTTGGATCCAAAAGCCAAAAATCGCGTCGTTTTTAACGAAATTACGAAAGATGCCGTTAAAAATGCGTTCAAAACCCCTCGTGGCATTGATATGGATCTTGTAGATGCCCAGCAGGCACGGCGGATTTTGGATCGACTGGTAGGCTATTCCATCAGTCCTTTATTATGGAAGAAAGTTAAAAAGGGCCTGAGTGCTGGCCGCGTTCAAAGTGTTGCGCTAAAGCTGATTATTGATCGCGAAAATGAAATCAAAAACTTCACGCCAGAAGAATACTGGTCATTAGACGCTGAGTTCCAAAAGGGCCGTAGTAAAAAGTTCAGTGCTAGTTTCTATGGCCTGAAGAATAAAAAGCAGGCTTTAAAGAACAACGAGGCCGTTCAAAAGATTTTGGGTCAAGTGGACAAAACTAAGCCGTTTGCTGTGACGAATGTTGTTAAAAAAGAACGCAAACGCTTCCCATCCCCGCCATTCACAACCAGTACCTTGCAGCAGGAAGCTAACCGTAAGTTGGGATTCCGCACCCGAAAGACCATGATGTTGGCCCAGCAACTGTATGAAGGAATTAACTTAGGTGGTAAGTTAGGCACCGTTGGGCTGATCACGTACATGCGGACCGACTCGACTCGCGTGTCAAATGTTGCCAAAACTGAAACCAGCCATTACCTGCATGAGAAATACGGCGAAGCTTATGCTGCTGTCAAAATTCGCCAAGGTAAACTGCAGGAAGGGGCACAAGATGCCCACGAAGCCATTCGGCCAACCAGCACATTACGGACACCGGATAGTTTGACGGCAGTTCTGGACAAAGATCAGATGAAACTTTATCGGCTGATCTGGAGTCGGTTTGTTGCCAGTGAAATGACCCCGGCGATTATTGACACTGTGGCCGTGACGTTAGACCAAAACGGTGTGACTTTCCGCGCCAACGGTAGTCAGACTAAGTTTGAAGGGTTTACCAAGTTGTATGTCTCATCACGTGACAGCGATCAAAAGGACAATATTTTGCCACCGCTTGCAGTTGGTGATGATGTCAAAATGTTGAAGACCGATCCGGCTCAACACTTTACACAGCCACCAGCCCGTTACTCGGAAGCAAACCTTGTCAAAGCGCTTGAAGAAAATGGCGTTGGTCGTCCGTCAACTTATGCGCCAACTATCGAAACCATTCAGAAACGTTACTACGTGAAACTGAATGCTCGCCGGTTTGAACCGACTGAATTAGGTGAGATCGTCAACAGCTTGATCGTTGAATTCTTCCCGGACATCGTGAATATCAAATTTACGGCGAACGTCGAATCTGAACTTGATGGGATTGAAACCGGCGAGGCTGATTGGGTTAAGGTGATTGATCAGTTCTATAAGCCATTTGAAAAAGAAGTGGCTCACGCCGAAACTGGGATCGCGAAGATTCAAATCAAAGACGAACCAGCCGGCTTCAACTGTGACATCTGCGGTGCGCCGATGGTTATCAAAATGGGTCGTTATGGTAAGTTTTACGCCTGTTCCCGATTCCCGGATTGCCGCAACACCAAGGCCATTGTCAAAGAGATCGGGGTTGTCTGCCCGAAATGTCATATCGGTCAAGTTGTTGAACGTAAGAGCAAGCGTAACCGCGTCTTCTATGGTTGCTCGCGTTATCCAGACTGCGACTTTGTCTCATGGGACAAACCAGTCGGCCGCGATTGCCCGGTCTGCGGACATTTCTTAGTTGAGAAAAAGAGCAAAGCTGGCACCCAAGTTGTCTGCCCAAATAACGATTATAAAGAAGCCTTACAAAAAGCATAA
- the trmFO gene encoding methylenetetrahydrofolate--tRNA-(uracil(54)-C(5))-methyltransferase (FADH(2)-oxidizing) TrmFO has translation MPTVNVIGAGLAGSEAAWQIAQAGVDVNLYEMRPVKMTPAHHTSNFAELVCTNSLRANQITNAVGLLKEEMRQLHSIIIQSADATAVPAGGALAVDREPFSELVTQKLTSNSHIHVVNEELSAFPDGITVVATGPLTAPGLAQAIVDLNGEAGLSFFDAAAPILDANTINEDIVYKKSRYDRGEAAYLNCPMTKDEFLTFYQALVSAEVAEGHDFEKMTVFEGCMPIEVMAKRGIKTMLFGPLKPVGLEDPRTGKEPYAVVQLRQDNAAASLYNMVGFQTHLKWGEQKRVFRLIPGLENVQIVRYGVMHRNTFMKSPVVLEPTYASKRRPDLFFAGQMTGVEGYVESAASGLIAGTNAARMALGETPLIFPETTAMGSMADYITHTSAHHFQPMNANFGIMPALTVKVRNKKERNQQLADRALKDLATFQAGMNRVEQV, from the coding sequence ATGCCAACAGTTAATGTCATTGGTGCCGGACTAGCCGGATCAGAAGCAGCCTGGCAAATCGCTCAGGCCGGTGTAGATGTCAACTTATACGAGATGCGTCCCGTTAAAATGACACCTGCTCATCACACGAGCAATTTTGCTGAGCTTGTCTGCACGAATTCACTGCGCGCCAACCAGATCACCAATGCGGTGGGTCTATTAAAGGAAGAAATGCGTCAGTTACATTCAATCATTATTCAAAGTGCTGACGCCACCGCAGTCCCTGCTGGCGGTGCCTTGGCGGTGGATCGCGAACCATTTAGCGAGCTAGTGACCCAAAAGTTGACGAGCAATTCGCATATTCATGTGGTGAATGAGGAATTGTCAGCATTTCCTGATGGGATCACAGTGGTGGCTACCGGTCCGCTAACAGCGCCCGGGTTAGCACAGGCAATTGTTGATCTGAACGGCGAGGCCGGTTTGTCGTTCTTTGACGCAGCCGCACCGATTCTTGATGCGAATACGATCAACGAGGACATTGTTTATAAAAAGTCGCGCTATGATCGTGGCGAAGCCGCCTATTTGAATTGTCCGATGACGAAGGATGAATTCTTGACGTTCTATCAAGCGCTCGTTTCGGCCGAAGTTGCTGAAGGCCATGATTTTGAAAAGATGACGGTTTTTGAAGGCTGCATGCCGATTGAAGTCATGGCCAAACGCGGTATTAAAACTATGTTGTTTGGCCCGCTAAAGCCAGTTGGCCTTGAAGATCCACGGACAGGTAAGGAACCTTACGCGGTTGTCCAGTTGCGTCAAGATAACGCTGCAGCGAGTTTATATAACATGGTCGGATTCCAAACTCATCTTAAATGGGGCGAGCAAAAACGGGTTTTCCGACTAATCCCTGGACTTGAAAACGTGCAAATCGTCCGGTATGGCGTCATGCATCGCAACACTTTCATGAAATCCCCAGTGGTTTTGGAACCAACATATGCATCCAAACGCCGGCCTGATCTGTTCTTTGCAGGCCAGATGACTGGGGTGGAAGGTTATGTTGAAAGCGCCGCCAGCGGTCTGATTGCGGGTACCAATGCGGCCCGTATGGCGCTTGGAGAAACCCCGCTGATTTTTCCCGAAACTACAGCGATGGGGTCAATGGCGGATTACATTACTCACACATCCGCCCATCACTTCCAGCCGATGAATGCGAACTTTGGCATCATGCCAGCGTTAACAGTCAAAGTACGCAATAAAAAAGAACGCAATCAGCAGTTAGCTGATCGTGCATTAAAAGATTTAGCTACTTTCCAAGCAGGTATGAATCGGGTTGAACAAGTTTAA
- the xerC gene encoding tyrosine recombinase XerC has product MKPIAAFQEYLEVERQYSPETVTAYLSDLREFQAFLKANGGFTDFRHVDDLDVQTYLTDLNKQDLARTSIARKISSLRSFYRYLTRIDVVKRNPFELVELKKQHHHLPQFFYEAEIQELFKTVAGKTPLDQRNRALLEVLYGTGIRVSECAKLTLNQVDFNTALLLIHGKGNKDRYVPFGQYAQQALRTYLKDGRQVLMAKSQAQHRYVFVNQYGRPITSRGIEYILDQLIKQTTLTANIHPHMLRHSFATHMLDHGADLRTVQELLGHASLSTTQIYTHVTMAHLKNEYMKYYPKHN; this is encoded by the coding sequence ATGAAGCCAATTGCAGCGTTTCAGGAGTATCTTGAAGTTGAACGGCAGTATTCACCGGAAACAGTGACGGCTTATTTGAGTGATCTTCGAGAATTTCAGGCGTTTCTCAAGGCCAACGGCGGGTTTACTGACTTTCGGCATGTGGATGATTTAGACGTTCAAACTTATTTGACTGATCTTAACAAACAGGATTTGGCACGGACATCGATTGCCCGAAAAATCAGTAGTTTGAGAAGCTTTTACCGTTATTTGACACGAATTGATGTCGTCAAACGCAACCCATTTGAGCTGGTTGAATTAAAAAAGCAGCATCATCATTTACCACAATTTTTCTATGAAGCCGAGATTCAGGAACTGTTCAAGACAGTTGCTGGCAAAACCCCGCTGGATCAACGTAATCGCGCTTTGTTGGAAGTTTTGTATGGCACCGGTATTCGAGTTTCCGAGTGTGCCAAACTGACATTGAATCAGGTCGATTTCAATACGGCATTACTGTTGATTCATGGTAAAGGCAACAAAGATAGGTATGTGCCCTTTGGACAGTACGCTCAGCAAGCACTACGAACTTATTTAAAAGATGGCCGACAAGTCTTGATGGCTAAAAGTCAGGCACAGCATCGATATGTATTTGTGAACCAGTATGGGCGTCCGATTACCTCGCGTGGCATTGAATATATTTTGGATCAGCTCATCAAGCAGACGACGCTGACAGCTAACATTCATCCCCACATGCTGCGGCATAGTTTTGCAACCCATATGCTGGATCATGGTGCTGACCTGCGAACTGTTCAAGAGCTACTGGGTCATGCAAGTTTATCAACCACACAAATCTACACGCATGTCACCATGGCACATTTAAAAAATGAGTATATGAAATATTATCCGAAGCATAATTAA
- a CDS encoding S41 family peptidase, translated as MIIVIVALGGGVAGGYALSYQQAQQNVLKTSVPKELAPVIAAYETVTNNYYKSVNTTKLTDGAIKGMLATLDDPYSVYLQNNDKTNLDDTISASFGGIGATVQQNHDSLSIASILPDTPAKKAGMQVGDVLLKVNGKDVSKQTVSKAVAKIRGKIGTTVSVTVKRGSKQATFSMKRQKITVDTVTGQLASANKQVGVITISTFSEPTVKQFKATVKKLRKEGAKSFVLDLRQNPGGMMSAALSISSMFSKNGQTVLQVEDRNGAKEVYKAGKKLDDGFKVTEKTAVLIDGNSASASEITAAALHQNSNIPLVGEKSFGKGTVQNVGEMGSNKELKLTIAKWLTPNGTWINHKGLTPDIKVDYPAAAKITLINATQLKPGDKGSDVKSLQQMLTALKVGSVTVNSQYDDATQAAVKTFQQANKLDATGTADQDTLATLAQKLSAQLTKDDPMMKAAVDAVAK; from the coding sequence TTGATAATTGTCATCGTCGCACTTGGCGGTGGTGTCGCAGGCGGTTACGCGCTCTCTTATCAGCAAGCGCAACAAAATGTTTTGAAAACAAGTGTCCCCAAGGAACTAGCACCCGTTATTGCTGCTTATGAGACGGTTACCAATAACTACTATAAAAGCGTCAATACGACCAAATTAACCGATGGCGCGATTAAAGGTATGCTGGCAACGTTAGATGATCCATATTCCGTTTACTTGCAGAATAACGATAAAACCAATCTTGATGACACGATTTCGGCTTCATTTGGCGGTATCGGTGCCACCGTCCAGCAAAATCATGACAGTCTTTCCATCGCTAGCATTTTACCTGATACGCCCGCCAAAAAAGCAGGCATGCAAGTCGGCGATGTGCTGCTCAAGGTCAACGGTAAAGATGTCTCCAAACAAACCGTTAGCAAGGCAGTTGCCAAAATTCGCGGTAAAATCGGTACCACAGTGTCCGTCACCGTTAAGCGCGGCAGCAAACAAGCAACTTTCTCGATGAAACGGCAGAAAATCACGGTTGACACTGTCACTGGCCAACTTGCTTCGGCCAACAAACAGGTCGGCGTCATTACTATTTCGACTTTTAGCGAACCAACCGTCAAACAATTCAAGGCCACTGTTAAGAAATTACGCAAAGAAGGGGCCAAATCCTTTGTCCTCGACTTACGGCAAAATCCAGGCGGCATGATGAGTGCGGCTTTGTCCATCAGCTCCATGTTCTCCAAAAACGGCCAAACCGTTCTGCAAGTCGAAGACCGCAACGGTGCCAAGGAAGTCTATAAGGCTGGCAAGAAACTCGATGACGGCTTTAAAGTCACTGAAAAAACGGCGGTCTTAATTGATGGTAATTCGGCCTCAGCCAGTGAAATCACCGCTGCAGCACTTCACCAAAACAGCAACATTCCGCTTGTCGGTGAAAAGAGTTTCGGCAAAGGCACCGTCCAAAATGTCGGCGAAATGGGCAGCAACAAAGAACTCAAGCTGACCATCGCTAAATGGTTAACGCCAAACGGCACTTGGATCAATCACAAAGGCCTGACACCTGATATCAAGGTCGACTACCCAGCCGCGGCGAAGATCACCTTGATCAACGCCACTCAGCTCAAACCAGGCGATAAAGGCAGCGATGTGAAGTCCTTGCAACAAATGCTCACGGCACTTAAAGTCGGCTCCGTCACTGTCAATAGTCAATACGACGATGCCACCCAAGCAGCTGTCAAAACGTTCCAGCAAGCAAATAAGCTTGACGCAACAGGAACGGCTGATCAGGATACGTTGGCAACGCTCGCGCAGAAGTTGAGTGCACAGTTGACAAAGGATGATCCGATGATGAAGGCGGCTGTGGATGCAGTAGCCAAGTGA
- the ylqF gene encoding ribosome biogenesis GTPase YlqF, whose amino-acid sequence MAQIQWFPGHMAKARKQVQEKIKQVDLVLEVVDARTPESSRNPMLDELVADKPRIMVLNKQDLADPALTAAWVQYYQDQGFAAIAIDAQHAKRLQQIPQLATKLLAEKIARKKARGIRNPMIKAMCIGIPNVGKSTVLNRLVRRNIAVTGNKPGVTKNQQWLKASDNFQLLDTPGILWPKFASQTIGMRLAFTGAIADAVFQEDMVGLYGLTYFMAHYPAALKKAYHVTDDDLNEAPHDLLVKLTKSQGFAEAYDRMAERLIFDARQGKLGRFTLEKPGETDADAE is encoded by the coding sequence ATGGCACAAATTCAATGGTTTCCCGGTCACATGGCCAAAGCCCGGAAACAAGTTCAAGAAAAGATTAAACAAGTCGACCTCGTGCTTGAAGTTGTCGATGCGCGGACACCGGAATCGTCGCGCAATCCGATGTTGGATGAGCTGGTGGCTGACAAGCCGCGCATTATGGTGCTGAATAAGCAGGATTTGGCTGATCCGGCGTTGACGGCGGCGTGGGTCCAATATTATCAGGATCAAGGGTTTGCGGCGATTGCGATTGATGCCCAGCATGCCAAGCGGTTGCAGCAAATTCCGCAATTGGCGACGAAGTTGTTGGCGGAAAAGATTGCTCGGAAAAAGGCGCGCGGCATTCGTAATCCGATGATTAAGGCGATGTGTATTGGCATCCCCAATGTCGGCAAGTCGACGGTGTTAAATCGTCTGGTTCGGCGTAACATCGCGGTGACCGGCAACAAACCAGGCGTGACGAAGAATCAACAGTGGTTGAAGGCCAGTGATAACTTTCAATTGCTTGATACCCCTGGGATTCTTTGGCCGAAGTTTGCCTCACAAACAATTGGGATGCGGTTAGCCTTTACAGGTGCAATTGCCGATGCAGTTTTCCAAGAAGACATGGTTGGCTTGTATGGGCTGACTTACTTTATGGCGCATTATCCAGCTGCTTTGAAAAAGGCATACCATGTCACCGATGATGATTTAAATGAAGCGCCCCATGACCTGCTGGTTAAGTTGACGAAATCACAAGGTTTCGCTGAGGCTTACGATCGGATGGCTGAGCGCTTGATTTTTGATGCACGACAAGGAAAATTGGGACGCTTTACCCTCGAGAAGCCTGGTGAGACAGATGCCGACGCTGAGTGA
- the hslV gene encoding ATP-dependent protease subunit HslV, whose protein sequence is MTTIAAVRKDGVTALAGDGQVTLGEKVIMKGNAQKVRRIYHDQVVIGFAGGVADAFTLQDWFEKKLEHYAGNLRRSAVALAQDWRKDPTLQKLEAMMIVMDEHDLLLVSGSGEVIDPDEDVVAIGSGGNFAQAAAIAMLRHAPDMTPADIAKEAVNIAGNIDIFTNHNVIVESF, encoded by the coding sequence ATGACAACAATTGCAGCAGTAAGAAAAGATGGTGTGACCGCTTTGGCCGGTGACGGTCAGGTAACCCTTGGCGAAAAGGTCATCATGAAAGGCAACGCGCAGAAAGTTCGCCGGATCTATCATGATCAAGTCGTCATCGGATTTGCCGGCGGGGTAGCAGATGCTTTCACCCTGCAAGACTGGTTTGAAAAGAAGCTGGAGCATTATGCGGGCAACTTGCGACGTTCCGCAGTTGCGCTGGCTCAAGATTGGCGCAAGGATCCGACCTTGCAGAAACTTGAGGCCATGATGATCGTGATGGATGAGCATGACCTGTTACTTGTATCCGGGTCTGGCGAAGTGATAGATCCAGATGAAGACGTGGTAGCGATCGGCTCTGGCGGCAACTTTGCGCAAGCCGCGGCAATCGCGATGCTGCGGCATGCCCCGGATATGACACCAGCTGACATTGCCAAAGAAGCGGTGAATATCGCAGGAAATATCGATATTTTCACAAACCACAATGTTATTGTCGAAAGCTTTTAG
- the msrA gene encoding peptide-methionine (S)-S-oxide reductase MsrA encodes MKKETAIFAGGCFWCMVEPFEEQPGILNVVSGYTDGHVANPTYEQVSSHTTGHTEAVEITFDADTISYPKLLDIYWQQTDPTDAMGQFQDRGDNYRPVIFVKDDAQREAAEASKTALAASGRFSDPIVTQIEAAKPFYPAEPEHQQFYAKNPRRYALEHAQRQAFIDKTWKDQ; translated from the coding sequence ATGAAAAAAGAAACAGCTATTTTTGCTGGGGGATGTTTTTGGTGTATGGTTGAACCCTTTGAAGAGCAGCCGGGCATTTTGAATGTAGTGTCCGGCTACACTGACGGCCATGTCGCCAACCCCACCTATGAACAGGTTTCGTCTCACACCACTGGACATACTGAAGCTGTAGAAATCACCTTCGATGCCGACACCATTAGCTATCCGAAGTTGTTGGACATCTATTGGCAGCAAACCGATCCGACAGATGCTATGGGTCAGTTTCAGGATCGCGGCGATAATTATCGACCGGTGATTTTTGTGAAGGATGATGCCCAACGCGAAGCTGCAGAGGCTTCAAAAACGGCCTTAGCAGCTAGTGGGCGCTTCAGTGATCCGATTGTGACGCAAATCGAAGCTGCCAAGCCGTTTTATCCGGCTGAGCCTGAGCACCAACAGTTTTATGCTAAGAATCCCCGCCGTTATGCATTAGAACATGCACAACGGCAGGCTTTTATCGACAAAACATGGAAGGATCAATAA
- the dprA gene encoding DNA-processing protein DprA, producing the protein MTLRNFLLAWHIATRQNPRMAVALEQAIRGKDDLAPFHAELKKRLTDQYSQQLIAAKHVPFMTYVDAAYPPRLREIPQPPLVLFYRGQLGLLNQLTLGIVGSRRATGYSATALAQLLPQLPSMVIASGLAAGADAMAHEAALSARLPTIAVIANGLDQVYPAKNRDLQVQIAHVGLVLSEYPPATGPQRFQFVARNRIIAGIAHGVMVTEAEMKSGSLITANYALQHNREVFALPNRIDAPLGAGTNALIQAGAALVTGPETLVENLNFYP; encoded by the coding sequence ATGACACTGCGCAATTTTTTACTAGCATGGCATATTGCCACACGCCAGAATCCACGGATGGCAGTTGCTTTAGAACAAGCTATCCGAGGAAAAGACGATCTCGCACCGTTTCATGCAGAACTCAAGAAACGTTTGACTGACCAGTATAGTCAACAATTAATTGCTGCCAAACATGTGCCGTTTATGACGTATGTTGATGCTGCTTATCCACCACGATTGCGGGAAATTCCGCAGCCGCCGTTGGTGCTTTTTTATCGTGGGCAGTTAGGTCTGTTGAATCAATTAACGTTAGGGATTGTTGGTTCGCGGCGTGCAACCGGCTATTCAGCAACGGCGCTGGCGCAGTTATTGCCGCAACTACCGTCAATGGTGATTGCAAGTGGACTAGCAGCAGGAGCTGATGCGATGGCGCATGAGGCAGCCCTCAGTGCCCGACTGCCAACGATTGCAGTGATTGCCAACGGCCTTGATCAGGTGTATCCTGCCAAGAACCGCGATTTGCAGGTGCAGATTGCGCATGTTGGGCTTGTTTTAAGTGAGTATCCACCAGCAACCGGCCCGCAGCGGTTTCAATTTGTCGCTCGCAATCGGATTATTGCCGGTATTGCCCATGGTGTGATGGTAACTGAGGCGGAGATGAAAAGCGGCAGTCTCATCACGGCTAACTATGCTTTGCAACATAATCGCGAAGTTTTTGCGTTGCCTAATCGAATTGATGCGCCTTTGGGAGCAGGTACAAATGCGCTGATTCAGGCAGGAGCGGCGTTGGTGACTGGTCCAGAGACGTTGGTAGAAAACTTGAATTTTTACCCTTGA
- a CDS encoding YozE family protein — protein MHRTFYEYLMTLRNPNDHSEIAEFAKNAFLDQSFPKQEKDYHRLSDYLELNGNYLPSMAVFDETYRAYEASESTGGDSYQ, from the coding sequence ATGCATCGGACTTTTTACGAATATCTCATGACCCTGCGTAACCCCAATGACCATAGTGAAATTGCTGAATTTGCGAAAAATGCCTTTTTGGATCAAAGCTTTCCTAAGCAAGAAAAGGATTACCATCGACTAAGCGATTATCTGGAACTAAACGGCAATTATTTGCCAAGCATGGCCGTTTTTGACGAAACGTATCGCGCCTATGAGGCGAGTGAAAGCACAGGAGGCGATTCGTATCAATAA